One stretch of Priestia megaterium DNA includes these proteins:
- a CDS encoding GTP cyclohydrolase II produces MTVINQKVVSILKDKINVVKNEDHFIYIVGPITLPVNLDGETQVFSWYSWLRSDNVKEGALSTEELIEKMQGANLADMQQSSVLVYGDFQESHEALIRMHSICHTGDIFGSKRCDCGFQLKQSMKMIVENGSGALFYLANHEGRGIGLFSKAMAYVLQENGFDTVEANEGLGFEDDTRSYSDAISVLKVLRQKPVTLITNNPKKLIALEKNGALLSGRVPLWGDVSQFNEKYLDTKVKRSGHLKEEVLL; encoded by the coding sequence ATAAAATTAACGTAGTAAAAAATGAAGACCATTTTATTTATATAGTAGGACCTATTACGCTTCCTGTGAATCTGGATGGCGAGACACAAGTATTTAGTTGGTATTCATGGTTGCGTTCTGATAATGTAAAAGAAGGAGCCTTAAGTACGGAAGAACTCATTGAAAAAATGCAAGGAGCTAATTTGGCAGACATGCAGCAATCGAGTGTTCTTGTGTACGGAGATTTTCAAGAATCGCATGAGGCACTCATTCGTATGCACAGTATCTGCCATACGGGAGATATATTCGGAAGCAAACGCTGCGACTGCGGTTTTCAATTAAAACAATCTATGAAAATGATCGTCGAAAATGGAAGCGGAGCGCTATTTTATTTAGCAAATCATGAAGGACGCGGCATTGGCCTATTCAGCAAAGCAATGGCATACGTTCTTCAAGAAAACGGATTTGATACGGTAGAGGCGAATGAAGGCTTAGGATTTGAAGATGATACTCGCAGCTATAGTGATGCCATCAGCGTGTTAAAAGTGCTGCGTCAAAAACCGGTTACGCTGATTACCAATAATCCGAAAAAGCTAATCGCGCTTGAGAAAAACGGCGCACTTTTATCAGGGCGCGTTCCACTTTGGGGAGATGTATCTCAGTTTAATGAAAAGTATTTAGATACTAAAGTTAAACGTTCAGGACACTTAAAAGAGGAGGTTCTTCTTTGA
- the ribD gene encoding bifunctional diaminohydroxyphosphoribosylaminopyrimidine deaminase/5-amino-6-(5-phosphoribosylamino)uracil reductase RibD, protein MINHEFYMNIALQNAKATKGQTEPNPLVGSVIVNDNRIVGIGTHLKAGEPHAEIHALRMAGEQAKGATAYVTLEPCSHHGRTGPCAEALVEAGVKKVVIATLDPNPLVAGNGVKILENAGIEVITGVCEEESRQMNEVFNKYIVTKKPFVLLKSAITLDGKIATASSHSKWITSEEARLDVHQLRHETAGILVGVNTVIKDNPELTTRIEGGRSPIRLVMDSKLRMPLDSKLATDSLAPTWVFTSQGYSKEKKEQLEKQGVEVFVTSGEDKVNLEDMLSILGEKFVSSLLIEGGGEVNAAFLENRLIDKLVLYMAPKLSGGKEAPTFLEGKGVEKMWDAVDVERLSVTSIGKDFKFVGYPVYK, encoded by the coding sequence TTGATCAATCACGAATTTTATATGAATATAGCTTTACAAAACGCAAAAGCAACAAAAGGACAAACAGAGCCAAATCCGCTTGTAGGATCGGTCATTGTAAACGATAATCGAATCGTTGGAATTGGTACGCATTTAAAAGCTGGCGAACCGCACGCTGAAATTCACGCGCTGCGAATGGCTGGCGAACAAGCAAAAGGAGCGACTGCTTACGTAACGCTAGAGCCTTGTTCACACCACGGACGTACAGGTCCTTGTGCTGAAGCGCTAGTTGAAGCCGGTGTAAAAAAAGTGGTCATAGCAACTTTAGACCCCAACCCTTTAGTAGCAGGTAATGGAGTTAAAATTTTAGAAAACGCAGGCATTGAGGTCATAACAGGTGTATGTGAAGAAGAGTCACGTCAAATGAACGAGGTCTTCAATAAGTATATTGTGACGAAGAAGCCGTTTGTTTTGTTAAAATCAGCGATTACGTTAGACGGTAAAATAGCGACTGCTTCTTCTCACAGCAAGTGGATTACGTCTGAGGAAGCTCGTTTGGATGTACATCAGCTGCGTCATGAAACGGCGGGTATCTTAGTAGGGGTGAACACGGTCATTAAGGACAACCCCGAGCTGACGACTCGCATTGAAGGCGGCCGAAGTCCAATTCGTCTTGTGATGGATTCGAAGCTGCGAATGCCCCTTGATTCGAAGCTAGCAACGGACTCTTTAGCTCCAACGTGGGTATTTACAAGTCAGGGCTATTCAAAAGAAAAAAAAGAACAGCTCGAAAAGCAAGGCGTCGAAGTATTTGTCACAAGCGGTGAGGACAAAGTAAATCTTGAAGATATGCTTTCTATACTAGGTGAGAAATTTGTGTCGTCTCTTTTAATTGAAGGAGGGGGCGAAGTGAATGCCGCATTCCTAGAAAATCGTTTAATTGATAAATTGGTGCTGTATATGGCTCCAAAGCTTTCAGGAGGAAAAGAAGCTCCTACTTTCCTAGAAGGAAAAGGCGTAGAGAAAATGTGGGACGCAGTGGACGTGGAGCGTCTTTCAGTGACGTCAATCGGCAAAGACTTTAAATTTGTTGGATATCCTGTTTATAAATAA
- a CDS encoding helix-turn-helix domain-containing protein: MREYRIGSVMRDLRKMAGLTQQELSRDICTQAQISKIENGEEYPSSITLYKISKRLGVDVNYFFDSVESPRLDYVDAVQSLIRQYIRQRDYDAIHNIIVKEKESPLFQNPLNKQFLMWHEGICVYYIHHNKEDALSKMYQAIELTKQSATFYKEREIEILNSIGIILYEEKEYEQALDTYQTALKSLNELPQTKDENIKIRILNALAKTLGDMSNYDESLIYSNRGIDLCISNESMYLFGELHYQAGESLIKLGKIEQGKEYMEKSMTIFTLQRNERFVKLVEKELEALFV, translated from the coding sequence ATGAGAGAGTATAGAATTGGGAGTGTTATGAGAGACCTTCGCAAAATGGCAGGGTTGACACAACAAGAATTATCAAGAGACATTTGTACACAAGCGCAAATCAGCAAAATTGAAAACGGTGAAGAATATCCATCAAGCATTACCCTCTATAAAATTTCTAAGCGCCTTGGCGTAGATGTTAACTACTTTTTTGATAGTGTAGAATCACCTCGACTTGATTACGTAGATGCGGTTCAATCTTTAATTCGTCAATATATTCGTCAGAGAGATTATGATGCTATTCATAATATCATTGTAAAAGAAAAAGAAAGTCCCCTGTTTCAAAATCCGCTGAACAAGCAATTTTTAATGTGGCACGAAGGTATTTGCGTGTATTACATTCATCATAATAAAGAAGATGCGCTGTCTAAAATGTACCAAGCGATCGAGCTTACTAAGCAATCGGCAACGTTTTATAAAGAAAGAGAAATTGAAATTTTAAATAGCATTGGAATTATTCTTTATGAAGAGAAAGAGTATGAACAGGCTCTAGATACATATCAAACAGCACTCAAAAGCTTAAATGAGCTGCCCCAAACAAAAGACGAAAATATAAAAATTAGAATTTTAAATGCACTTGCCAAAACGCTTGGAGATATGAGTAACTATGATGAATCATTAATATATAGCAACCGAGGAATCGATTTGTGCATTAGTAATGAATCAATGTATTTATTTGGAGAACTTCATTACCAAGCAGGAGAGAGCTTAATCAAATTAGGTAAAATTGAACAAGGTAAAGAATATATGGAAAAGTCTATGACCATTTTCACCCTGCAACGAAATGAGCGATTCGTCAAGCTAGTAGAAAAAGAACTTGAAGCTCTATTTGTTTAA
- a CDS encoding DUF3892 domain-containing protein — MKERFVAVRKNADGDLLEFQTASGAVLTYEEALKKVEAGDVEHVSTFVGKDGGTYIRSIPDHDQTNNLDALPSF; from the coding sequence ATGAAAGAACGTTTCGTTGCGGTACGTAAAAATGCAGACGGTGACCTGCTAGAATTTCAAACGGCTTCAGGAGCTGTTTTAACCTATGAAGAAGCGTTAAAGAAAGTAGAAGCGGGAGACGTTGAGCATGTGAGTACTTTTGTAGGGAAAGACGGCGGTACGTATATTCGCAGTATTCCTGATCATGACCAAACAAATAATCTCGATGCATTGCCATCATTTTAA
- a CDS encoding class I SAM-dependent methyltransferase: MTTFNWHDQAQDEWNQKVSFWNSRSEDMWKNGSRKTVIPFIQKYLKKGALLADVGCGDGFGTSLLAASGYKAIGLDLSEEMVQKASELHKSENLSFAQADIMKLPLSSESLEGVMVINALEWTEHPRLALKELHRVVKPGGYACVGILGPTAQPRTNSFQRLYGEDVICNTMMPWEFEQLATENGWEVIDGEGVYKRNVTDKLIGQLPHELKQALTFLWLFMLKKQ, encoded by the coding sequence ATGACAACATTTAATTGGCATGATCAAGCTCAAGACGAGTGGAACCAAAAAGTATCATTTTGGAATAGCCGAAGTGAAGATATGTGGAAAAACGGAAGTAGGAAAACAGTTATTCCATTTATTCAAAAATATCTTAAAAAAGGCGCTTTGCTAGCAGACGTCGGCTGTGGTGATGGGTTTGGGACGTCTCTTCTAGCCGCTTCTGGATATAAAGCAATCGGTCTTGATTTATCAGAAGAAATGGTTCAAAAAGCATCTGAGCTACATAAAAGTGAAAATTTGTCATTCGCTCAAGCTGATATTATGAAGCTCCCGCTGTCTTCTGAATCATTAGAAGGGGTTATGGTAATCAACGCCCTAGAATGGACAGAGCACCCGCGATTAGCTCTGAAGGAACTGCACCGAGTTGTAAAACCAGGAGGATATGCATGTGTAGGTATTCTTGGGCCAACTGCTCAGCCTCGTACCAATAGTTTTCAAAGACTATATGGTGAAGACGTTATTTGCAATACGATGATGCCGTGGGAGTTTGAACAGCTTGCAACAGAAAATGGATGGGAAGTAATCGATGGCGAAGGTGTATATAAGCGAAATGTTACAGATAAGCTGATTGGACAGCTCCCACACGAATTAAAGCAAGCCTTAACGTTTCTATGGTTATTTATGCTCAAGAAACAATAA
- a CDS encoding YuzL family protein, translated as MSKIKKDRSKSELGSPNVEGQGTTTSEQGVQSSSANKKQKRS; from the coding sequence ATGAGTAAAATTAAAAAAGACCGCTCAAAATCAGAGTTGGGTTCACCAAATGTAGAAGGACAAGGAACGACCACTTCTGAACAAGGTGTTCAAAGCAGTTCAGCTAACAAAAAGCAGAAGCGTTCATAA
- a CDS encoding CD3324 family protein: protein MTYVKATNILPEELISEIQKYIQGETIYIPKPQKAKRKWGTCSGGRKLIDERNERIKNLFKKGTSIEELAREYFLSTETIKKIVYKKQR from the coding sequence ATGACGTATGTAAAAGCAACAAATATTTTACCTGAAGAGCTGATTAGTGAAATTCAAAAATACATTCAAGGAGAAACCATTTATATTCCAAAGCCGCAGAAGGCAAAAAGAAAATGGGGAACTTGCTCTGGTGGAAGAAAGTTGATTGACGAGCGAAACGAACGGATTAAGAATTTGTTTAAAAAAGGAACTTCAATTGAGGAACTAGCCCGTGAATACTTTTTATCAACCGAAACCATCAAAAAAATTGTATATAAAAAGCAACGGTAG
- a CDS encoding FusB/FusC family EF-G-binding protein — protein sequence MEAFIRNDQYNFIKSQTQILINGHGTVNNSDVLQALKALAKEKVLNVFDVISEEQEELLLSVAEVKNKEQAEMFLERIKPYVIPFKSLTEAGVKKLFPKVKKLKVPSADSIDLTSISYVSWIDKGSNRKFIVAQDPYTQKLKGIQGTFKPINQKGICTLCHSYEEVGMFTAEIKGTVQGTFTQRGNYICQDSEACNQNLLTLERLHDFMLRLSK from the coding sequence GTGGAAGCGTTTATAAGAAATGATCAATATAACTTTATCAAAAGCCAAACGCAAATCCTTATCAATGGGCATGGAACAGTAAACAATTCCGATGTGCTGCAGGCTTTAAAAGCTCTTGCAAAAGAAAAAGTATTAAATGTGTTTGATGTTATTAGCGAGGAACAGGAAGAATTACTGCTGTCAGTTGCTGAAGTTAAAAATAAAGAACAAGCAGAAATGTTTTTAGAACGTATAAAACCTTACGTGATTCCATTTAAATCCTTAACGGAAGCTGGCGTGAAAAAGTTGTTTCCAAAAGTGAAAAAGTTAAAAGTCCCTTCTGCTGATAGCATTGATCTAACGAGCATTTCCTATGTTAGCTGGATCGATAAAGGCTCAAACAGAAAGTTTATCGTAGCGCAGGATCCGTATACCCAGAAGTTAAAAGGTATTCAAGGAACGTTTAAACCTATCAACCAGAAAGGAATATGCACGCTTTGCCACAGCTACGAGGAAGTCGGTATGTTCACTGCTGAAATCAAAGGAACTGTTCAAGGGACATTTACACAACGAGGAAATTATATTTGTCAAGATAGCGAAGCATGTAATCAAAATTTGCTTACCTTAGAGCGGCTTCATGATTTTATGTTAAGGCTCAGTAAATAA